The proteins below are encoded in one region of Planctopirus limnophila DSM 3776:
- the pth gene encoding aminoacyl-tRNA hydrolase translates to MKCIVGLGNPGGKYVGTRHNIGWEVTAELSRRGGAPAGKSRFDAITREVVLKGVPVILLEPQTFMNLSGRSVGQIAKFYKMSPADFLIVCDDLNLPLGKLRVRAGGSSGGQKGLADILQVLGTDAVPRLRLGVGRPPGTMDAAAYVLAQFRKDERIEVDLAVATAADAAEVWLADGVDSAMNRFNVSSDQK, encoded by the coding sequence ATGAAATGCATTGTGGGGCTTGGAAATCCCGGTGGAAAGTATGTCGGTACGAGGCATAACATCGGCTGGGAGGTGACTGCTGAATTGTCGCGGCGAGGTGGGGCACCTGCGGGGAAGAGCCGGTTTGATGCGATCACTCGTGAAGTCGTGCTGAAGGGCGTTCCGGTGATTCTGCTGGAGCCACAGACATTTATGAATTTGAGCGGGCGATCCGTCGGCCAGATCGCGAAGTTTTATAAGATGTCACCCGCTGATTTCCTGATCGTTTGTGATGATTTGAATTTGCCACTGGGCAAGCTGCGCGTTCGAGCGGGTGGTTCCTCCGGAGGGCAGAAAGGACTGGCAGATATTCTGCAGGTTCTCGGAACGGATGCTGTTCCACGCTTGCGTCTGGGAGTGGGCAGGCCTCCGGGAACGATGGATGCGGCTGCCTATGTGTTGGCTCAGTTTCGGAAGGATGAGCGGATCGAAGTGGATCTCGCGGTAGCGACAGCCGCCGACGCCGCTGAGGTGTGGCTCGCGGATGGCGTGGATTCGGCAATGAATCGATTTAATGTGAGTTCAGATCAGAAGTGA
- a CDS encoding 50S ribosomal protein L25 yields the protein MSADSKVSVKKRQKLGTAETRRLRLSGLVPGIVYGHQQEPQPVVVDETLIHPIVVSGHKVVDLDVEGVLEKAIIRDVQVDPFTRLIQHIDFMRVDPNERVTVDVAIELKGTAPGILSGGMLEHQLHSIKVDCLAYQIPDSIVVKVSDLQLGGVIHVNELEIPPGVHVQTQGELIVVHVVKVSTRELDLAAPGAAEPEVIGKKAGEAEADAAPAKKK from the coding sequence ATGTCTGCGGATTCAAAAGTTTCGGTGAAAAAGCGTCAGAAGCTCGGGACTGCAGAGACTCGTCGGCTGCGTCTTTCGGGTCTTGTGCCCGGAATTGTTTACGGCCATCAGCAAGAGCCACAGCCAGTCGTTGTTGATGAAACTTTGATTCATCCCATCGTCGTCAGCGGTCACAAAGTTGTTGACCTCGACGTGGAAGGTGTGCTGGAAAAGGCCATCATCCGCGATGTGCAGGTTGATCCTTTTACCCGGCTGATTCAGCACATTGATTTCATGCGAGTTGACCCCAACGAGCGCGTGACAGTCGACGTGGCAATTGAGTTGAAGGGGACGGCCCCCGGTATTCTTTCTGGTGGTATGCTTGAGCATCAACTGCATAGCATCAAGGTGGATTGTCTTGCTTACCAGATTCCTGACTCCATCGTCGTGAAGGTGAGTGATCTTCAGTTGGGCGGTGTGATCCATGTGAACGAACTGGAGATTCCTCCCGGCGTGCACGTGCAGACTCAAGGCGAGTTGATTGTTGTGCATGTCGTGAAGGTCAGCACTCGCGAGCTGGATCTTGCTGCTCCGGGTGCCGCTGAGCCAGAAGTGATTGGCAAGAAGGCTGGCGAAGCTGAAGCCGATGCTGCACCAGCCAAGAAGAAGTAA
- a CDS encoding outer membrane protein assembly factor BamB family protein: MGQRQTNQNSRLKIVVTAGLVTALLIVATYQTPNANAQNRGLGPLGKIIQRILVPQAVDRDEEPDEARKERGSRDRDHIDSRAPQDQKLQSAYRAALEGIEKQQDWGTAIDVLQRVLDHDNDSLERNQDGTWTSLKWLATQTLLRAPENVRRTYIERYAPLAEALRKEARQTSDRTRLTSVATRFMLTPAGQLAADELALGSLDRGEYGLASRWHEMLWLAQAEFVKNPPWQLRAALTAKYAGRKEFLDTLTKSWPEWKQGASLASGEIRQPLQWLDRMHTIIEPPPQSLTEQWIPQGLGGRVSASKTSDYVLLPLYSHPISTSSYLIERIRTMTEELLESGRIPLLTNQPLVVGDRLIVRDLGGVQVYDIRTGRSLWQTEMTVVPENVFLDSPAANGTLPFRGNVRINRAAGIRMARNGMVTDSSMDDNGDSADYHPLGTLLFREGTYNSLSSDGQRLFVVEDQAVITRANPGNQWSMNGNIQDPLGQNWRSNRLTAYDLTSGRILWTIGGGGAQDSLGLPLAGGYFHSAPLPDRDELLVTCEIAGEVRLVALNPQSGSMLWSQLIGYPDSKIEDDIARRWINNSVATSQGIIICPTTLGWLVAVDRERHSILWAQRYSEIHESRGMSHQGAELLSMQSLGSEWHGSIPSIMGDAVVYAPAESQHLFCFDLLSGRQRWKIDRGNHVFVAAVTPTAVVMAHPRGLTALNLADGQSLWTTELPETDLLAGRGVLGNGEYLAPSRQGRIYSINLQDGGITGTRRTANDSGYLGNLVAAGDRLVSFSTDGLVTYTSRPQLARWLKNTQENAPQMHSLRAQLALVERRPREARQALDDAFQSLDAAWILQALPPDGTSTDRTNTISSKSEPLSPDDSTYPLTPESFRRIVWTVSLTRLHEGNFDQIDLDRLSRAASTTAEKGLAIAHSLRARSRQNPDIKFFSELTAFVESFGNNTFPDDQNSSIRLTGKAWARGLLREITLPRQKDSATPKSSSEKIASDDEQQAMASAWSELLRKQLESSALNLQQEAPDQKTPSKEIAGQNFQLLLELADFHPVTQNLKLAAIDQLIENKLLAEAELRLLLWKSSSLESQQSLLDERLAKITVALNAEQDLAALKRPETQVSKSSPSQPNVTAPSPGPVAQGEAKTPPENGEEVAASAPTPPAPWGMETMGATYSQQMQTGTLSSNLPSISAYRYDVDHQAQKIAFRHRSNPAWNWRPSLAGSRNRGNQHTVALTVGHSVYVLHQQVLTLLSPLEKKSIWSYSLEETGPNARSGHRPSPMGLIDTENNMISLLASEQLNARGRFAGASPGGLVLFGNRTLDVFDPVTGDLRWQKINMRADSRVIVLNDYLLIYSFERSQMAIHRLDDGREISSPWEPQRLHQAIGTTGNSLILFDKNTKRGFLGLVSGNCTIRKESPITGKVEWSLGLPAGTAVSEIMEGNWFVSKPSGETLRLSAATGTSQSLGAIPLSARGTHRGEKFVSTDGERIYLFLNDNRYSDARFADSLSSHRASGEIFTWNLATGKLLWNCKIANQQLAMDSLADAPVLVFASRSWKQKADVHYSMLWMDVIDKATGTSLFSQSRPFASSGLHSFSVTPDGQKVELATYNMKLRLGPVHASSTKSADSNSPATPTADSPATPAEPAKP, translated from the coding sequence ATGGGTCAGCGTCAAACCAATCAGAACTCTCGACTCAAGATCGTGGTGACCGCAGGCCTGGTGACCGCATTACTGATCGTGGCGACGTATCAGACGCCAAACGCGAATGCCCAGAATCGAGGCTTAGGCCCGCTGGGTAAAATTATCCAGCGAATTCTTGTGCCTCAGGCGGTCGATCGCGATGAAGAACCCGATGAAGCCAGGAAAGAGCGTGGTTCGCGAGATCGCGACCATATCGATAGTCGTGCACCGCAGGATCAGAAACTGCAATCGGCTTATCGTGCTGCGCTGGAGGGGATCGAGAAACAACAGGACTGGGGAACCGCCATTGATGTCCTGCAACGAGTGCTCGATCACGACAACGACTCGCTCGAACGCAATCAGGATGGCACCTGGACATCTCTCAAGTGGCTGGCCACACAGACGTTGTTGCGAGCCCCTGAAAATGTTCGACGAACTTATATCGAACGGTACGCTCCACTGGCCGAGGCACTTCGCAAAGAAGCCCGGCAGACCAGCGATCGCACTCGACTGACCAGCGTCGCCACTCGTTTTATGCTGACACCTGCGGGCCAGCTTGCTGCCGATGAACTTGCCCTCGGAAGCCTGGATCGTGGTGAATACGGTCTGGCCAGTCGCTGGCATGAGATGCTCTGGCTCGCACAGGCCGAGTTCGTCAAGAACCCTCCCTGGCAATTGAGAGCCGCACTTACAGCCAAATATGCGGGTCGAAAAGAATTTCTCGATACCCTCACCAAAAGCTGGCCGGAATGGAAACAGGGAGCCAGTCTTGCCAGCGGAGAAATTCGCCAGCCACTCCAATGGCTGGATCGCATGCATACGATTATCGAACCACCACCTCAGTCATTGACAGAGCAGTGGATCCCGCAAGGTCTTGGCGGCCGGGTTTCGGCATCCAAAACCAGCGACTATGTCCTCCTGCCACTTTATTCGCATCCCATCTCGACCAGTTCTTATCTGATCGAGCGAATCCGCACGATGACTGAGGAATTGCTGGAATCAGGACGGATCCCGCTGCTCACCAATCAGCCACTCGTCGTCGGTGATCGATTGATCGTCCGCGATCTGGGCGGTGTCCAGGTTTATGACATTCGCACAGGTCGCTCGTTATGGCAAACCGAGATGACCGTTGTCCCGGAAAATGTCTTCCTCGATTCCCCCGCAGCCAACGGAACACTCCCCTTTCGCGGGAACGTTCGCATCAATCGAGCGGCAGGAATCCGCATGGCCCGCAATGGCATGGTCACCGATTCTTCCATGGACGATAATGGCGACTCGGCAGACTACCATCCGCTGGGAACTTTGCTCTTCCGCGAAGGGACCTACAACTCCCTCTCTTCTGATGGCCAGCGGCTCTTCGTGGTCGAGGATCAGGCCGTCATTACTCGTGCCAATCCTGGCAATCAATGGTCCATGAACGGCAACATTCAAGACCCTCTCGGACAGAACTGGCGAAGCAATCGACTTACAGCCTACGACCTGACGTCCGGCCGCATTCTCTGGACGATTGGTGGCGGCGGTGCACAGGATTCACTCGGCTTGCCACTGGCTGGTGGCTATTTCCACAGCGCCCCACTACCCGATCGCGATGAACTCCTCGTCACCTGCGAAATTGCTGGCGAAGTACGTTTAGTCGCCCTGAATCCCCAGTCCGGGTCAATGCTGTGGTCTCAGCTGATTGGCTACCCGGATTCCAAAATTGAAGACGATATCGCCCGCCGATGGATCAACAATTCCGTTGCCACCAGCCAGGGGATCATCATCTGCCCCACAACTTTAGGGTGGCTGGTCGCTGTGGATCGTGAACGGCATTCGATCCTCTGGGCCCAAAGGTATTCCGAGATTCACGAATCGCGAGGAATGTCTCACCAGGGGGCTGAATTGCTCAGCATGCAATCATTAGGCTCCGAATGGCACGGCTCAATTCCCAGCATTATGGGTGATGCCGTCGTCTATGCTCCTGCGGAAAGCCAGCATCTCTTCTGTTTTGATCTCCTCAGTGGTCGCCAGCGATGGAAGATTGACCGTGGAAATCATGTCTTTGTGGCAGCCGTCACACCCACCGCTGTCGTAATGGCACATCCCCGCGGTCTGACAGCTTTGAATCTCGCGGACGGGCAATCCTTATGGACAACCGAACTTCCCGAGACGGATCTTCTGGCTGGACGTGGTGTTTTAGGAAATGGCGAATATCTTGCCCCCTCCCGCCAGGGTCGAATCTATTCCATCAATTTACAGGATGGTGGCATCACCGGAACACGGCGAACAGCCAACGATAGCGGCTACCTGGGCAATCTGGTGGCTGCAGGAGATCGACTTGTCTCGTTCAGTACAGACGGCCTGGTGACTTACACTTCCCGTCCTCAACTCGCCCGCTGGCTGAAAAATACGCAAGAAAACGCACCCCAGATGCATTCATTGCGCGCACAACTCGCTTTAGTCGAAAGACGGCCTCGCGAGGCTCGCCAGGCACTCGATGACGCTTTTCAATCCTTGGACGCAGCCTGGATTCTGCAGGCATTGCCACCTGATGGGACATCAACAGATCGTACCAACACCATCTCGTCAAAGAGCGAACCTTTATCGCCCGATGATTCGACCTATCCACTCACTCCCGAAAGTTTTCGTCGCATTGTCTGGACGGTCTCATTAACCCGATTGCATGAGGGGAATTTCGACCAGATCGATCTGGATCGATTATCGCGGGCTGCTTCGACCACAGCCGAAAAAGGGCTCGCCATCGCTCACAGTTTAAGAGCACGTTCCCGCCAGAATCCGGATATCAAATTCTTCAGTGAATTGACAGCATTCGTCGAAAGCTTTGGCAACAACACATTCCCGGATGACCAGAACTCATCGATCCGCCTGACCGGCAAAGCCTGGGCTCGTGGTTTACTGCGGGAGATAACCCTTCCCCGGCAGAAAGATTCTGCCACGCCCAAGTCATCCTCAGAAAAAATCGCGTCTGACGACGAGCAGCAGGCGATGGCCAGTGCCTGGTCAGAATTACTCCGCAAACAACTCGAATCTTCGGCTCTGAACCTCCAACAAGAAGCTCCTGATCAGAAAACTCCTTCGAAGGAAATCGCCGGACAGAACTTTCAATTGCTCCTCGAACTGGCTGATTTTCATCCGGTGACACAGAACTTGAAGCTTGCGGCAATCGATCAACTCATCGAGAACAAACTTCTGGCCGAAGCAGAACTCAGACTCCTGCTGTGGAAATCGAGCTCCTTAGAATCTCAGCAATCACTCCTCGATGAAAGGCTCGCGAAGATAACCGTGGCTTTAAATGCCGAGCAGGATCTCGCGGCTCTGAAACGTCCGGAAACTCAGGTCAGTAAGTCATCACCCAGTCAGCCAAACGTAACTGCACCTTCTCCTGGTCCGGTCGCTCAAGGCGAAGCAAAAACACCACCTGAAAATGGCGAAGAGGTCGCCGCCTCTGCACCAACCCCACCGGCCCCCTGGGGTATGGAGACGATGGGAGCCACCTATTCTCAGCAGATGCAGACTGGCACACTCTCTTCGAATTTGCCCTCAATCTCGGCCTATCGATACGATGTCGATCATCAGGCTCAAAAAATCGCCTTTCGTCATCGAAGTAACCCAGCGTGGAACTGGCGGCCATCACTGGCCGGCTCTCGGAATCGAGGAAACCAGCATACGGTCGCTTTGACAGTTGGCCACTCGGTCTACGTTCTGCATCAGCAGGTCCTTACGCTCCTTTCTCCGCTCGAGAAAAAATCGATCTGGAGTTATTCGCTGGAAGAGACTGGGCCCAACGCCCGGAGTGGCCACAGACCGAGCCCGATGGGCTTGATCGATACTGAGAACAACATGATTTCGCTGCTGGCTTCAGAACAACTGAATGCGCGCGGTCGATTTGCGGGTGCTTCTCCCGGTGGACTGGTTCTGTTCGGCAACCGAACTCTTGATGTCTTTGATCCTGTCACTGGTGATTTAAGGTGGCAGAAAATCAATATGAGAGCCGACAGTCGGGTGATTGTCCTCAACGATTATCTGCTGATTTATTCGTTTGAACGATCACAGATGGCGATTCATCGCTTAGACGATGGTCGCGAAATTTCCTCTCCCTGGGAGCCCCAGCGGTTACACCAGGCCATTGGTACGACAGGCAACAGCCTGATCTTGTTTGACAAAAATACCAAGCGAGGATTTCTGGGGCTGGTCTCCGGCAACTGCACCATCCGCAAAGAAAGCCCAATCACGGGAAAAGTTGAGTGGAGTCTGGGACTCCCTGCCGGGACTGCCGTTTCCGAAATCATGGAAGGCAATTGGTTTGTCTCCAAGCCCTCCGGAGAAACGTTACGGTTAAGTGCCGCGACAGGTACCAGCCAGAGCCTGGGGGCGATTCCACTCTCTGCTCGCGGCACACATCGAGGCGAAAAATTCGTCTCGACGGATGGCGAACGCATTTACCTGTTCCTGAATGACAACCGCTACAGCGACGCCCGCTTTGCCGACAGCCTGTCGAGCCATCGCGCCAGTGGCGAGATTTTCACCTGGAACCTCGCTACAGGAAAACTCCTTTGGAATTGCAAAATTGCGAACCAGCAACTCGCCATGGACAGTCTGGCGGATGCTCCTGTCCTGGTGTTTGCTTCGCGAAGCTGGAAACAGAAGGCCGATGTGCATTACTCCATGCTCTGGATGGATGTCATCGACAAAGCCACCGGAACCAGCCTCTTCAGCCAGTCTCGACCATTTGCCTCCTCTGGTCTGCACAGCTTCTCGGTCACACCGGATGGTCAGAAAGTCGAATTGGCCACATACAACATGAAACTGCGCCTTGGGCCTGTGCATGCTTCATCGACCAAATCTGCCGATTCGAACTCTCCAGCAACTCCCACAGCCGACTCACCAGCCACACCTGCCGAGCCTGCGAAGCCATAA
- a CDS encoding UbiA family prenyltransferase, with amino-acid sequence MKAWLQILRLPAVFTAMADIFAGFILSHRSLQPVNQFLLLLGSSSCLYLAGMVLNDYFDRDLDALERPERPIPSGRISANIALCAGFFLLIAGTGLAFLAGPTSAIVAGILAFFVVSYDALTKGSWLGPINMGLCRGLNLLLGASAGNAFIEIFAQPQLMAALAMGTYIAGVTLFARDEAHGVPGRLSTSTKISLIGGMLGVAAGLGLLCAMFASTPNAAGNPQTAWFVTLLIGFSAIRRMLISIRTPSPQIIQSTVKLLLFSYVICSGVVVHWSTNNPWLSFGTVALLIPAMLLGRLIRLT; translated from the coding sequence ATGAAGGCATGGCTGCAGATTCTCAGGCTCCCCGCAGTATTTACGGCCATGGCCGATATCTTCGCAGGGTTTATCCTTTCCCATCGATCCCTGCAGCCTGTGAATCAGTTCTTGCTCCTTCTGGGGAGTTCGAGCTGCCTGTATCTCGCCGGCATGGTGCTGAACGACTATTTCGACCGTGATCTGGATGCCCTCGAAAGACCCGAACGGCCGATTCCCTCGGGTCGAATTTCAGCCAATATCGCTTTATGCGCAGGTTTTTTTCTGTTGATTGCCGGCACCGGCCTGGCATTCCTCGCGGGCCCTACATCGGCGATCGTGGCCGGAATTCTGGCATTCTTTGTTGTCTCTTACGATGCACTCACCAAAGGGAGTTGGCTGGGCCCCATCAATATGGGGCTTTGCCGGGGCTTGAATCTGCTGCTGGGTGCCAGTGCCGGCAACGCTTTCATTGAGATTTTTGCTCAGCCGCAACTGATGGCCGCCCTGGCGATGGGCACTTACATTGCCGGAGTGACCTTGTTTGCGAGAGATGAAGCCCATGGAGTTCCAGGACGACTCAGCACTTCCACAAAAATCTCACTCATTGGTGGTATGCTGGGAGTAGCCGCCGGCCTGGGGTTACTGTGTGCCATGTTTGCTTCGACTCCGAACGCTGCAGGCAATCCGCAGACCGCCTGGTTCGTGACCCTGCTCATCGGGTTTTCCGCGATTCGACGAATGCTGATTTCGATTCGAACTCCCTCACCACAGATCATCCAGTCCACCGTGAAGCTGTTACTGTTTTCGTATGTGATCTGCAGTGGAGTCGTTGTGCACTGGTCCACAAATAATCCATGGCTTTCTTTTGGAACTGTCGCCTTGTTGATCCCCGCAATGCTCCTCGGACGGCTGATTCGTCTGACATAA
- a CDS encoding Fpg/Nei family DNA glycosylase, whose product MPELPEVETMVRGVRSALERHRLVALRILDTAYRSLTILPDERTVCERVAGQVIQRVWRLGKRVVLDFSDGSTLTIEPRMTGLMLLEDPPSAEHLRLEFRLAPAGSHGSPTKGKGKSTSVWFWDRRGLGTVTWRPPGELEKLLSSHQIGPDALSLAAEGWKAALGKTSRPVKVAMLDQKLVAGVGNLYASEILHRAGISPLSASSQLHPEEWERLANAARQILELAIQYEGSTLSDGTYRNALNKSGGYQNEHLVYAKAGEVCSTCRSGVILRIVQAQRSTFYCEHCQTVAKKRPGKQKKS is encoded by the coding sequence TTGCCGGAACTGCCGGAAGTGGAGACCATGGTTCGAGGCGTTCGATCAGCACTCGAACGTCACAGGCTCGTCGCTCTCAGAATTCTTGACACAGCTTATCGGTCGCTCACGATCCTTCCTGACGAGCGAACGGTCTGTGAGCGTGTAGCTGGCCAGGTGATTCAGCGCGTCTGGCGGCTGGGTAAACGGGTGGTGCTCGATTTTTCGGATGGATCGACACTGACAATTGAGCCGAGAATGACGGGTTTGATGCTGCTGGAAGACCCGCCCAGTGCCGAGCACTTGCGACTGGAGTTTCGCCTCGCACCGGCGGGCTCGCATGGTTCCCCGACGAAAGGAAAGGGAAAATCCACATCGGTCTGGTTCTGGGATCGTCGGGGATTGGGAACAGTGACCTGGAGACCGCCGGGGGAGCTGGAGAAGCTTTTATCAAGCCATCAGATCGGGCCAGATGCGTTGTCACTGGCTGCTGAGGGATGGAAAGCGGCACTCGGGAAAACGTCGCGTCCTGTCAAAGTGGCCATGCTGGATCAGAAGCTGGTGGCAGGAGTGGGGAATCTCTACGCCAGCGAAATTCTGCATCGGGCTGGGATCTCTCCCTTATCTGCTTCCAGTCAACTCCACCCAGAAGAATGGGAACGTCTGGCAAATGCTGCCCGGCAGATCCTCGAACTGGCCATTCAGTATGAAGGTTCGACACTTTCTGATGGAACCTATCGCAATGCGCTCAATAAATCGGGGGGATATCAGAATGAACACCTCGTTTATGCCAAAGCCGGTGAGGTTTGTTCAACTTGCCGATCGGGTGTGATCCTGAGGATTGTGCAGGCCCAGCGATCCACGTTTTATTGCGAACACTGTCAGACAGTTGCGAAGAAGCGGCCCGGCAAACAGAAAAAATCCTGA
- a CDS encoding DUF1598 domain-containing protein, with product MIPTTLRRSLANWGVRTMLALGALSSMSVAHAAIGDAVNAHLNAGEFGQATDLALTSNSPEERTALLQQIAAAQAATGEFQPSRVTLSRISDRTARQAARRAAAGATHAGGGLQPDFRTLELIIMENTSATNWDEIDGGDGAITPFPTGVRVDGRGLLERQTQVTSTALKALRENVRTPAVNQELQQSSGLRLVSLKRLEQAVAQRLEDGLPVPESMSRFAGLTSIEYVFVYPEDNDIVVGGPAEGWSVDAAGRAIGTSSQQPVLSLDDFVTVLRAYSQGTADFGCSINTREAGVKALMEYAETSQQKGPLAPAAVKSWVNQLQKKLGRQDIVVWGIPADSHAARTLVEADYRMKLVGVDQLDLAKEVPSYFDLLPASLQKNGSMDALRWWLTLDCQSISHSPDRDTFQLAGTTVKCQSENQLLTADGKHLPTGLSEATNRQFAENFTTNYDTLAANDLVFGEAKNIFELAMAAAIITHEKLDQKVNWNFGVFAAGESYDPAHLPAPTEVDSVVNHRVYNGKNIVVQVAGGVRANAAQMVGDKNRQQLSPRLETVSEAAARPQLPEGRWWWDTAR from the coding sequence ATGATTCCGACAACTCTCCGCCGCTCACTTGCCAATTGGGGCGTCCGTACCATGCTCGCTCTCGGGGCTCTGTCCTCGATGAGTGTTGCCCATGCCGCTATCGGCGACGCAGTGAATGCTCATCTTAATGCGGGCGAATTTGGACAGGCGACAGATCTCGCACTGACATCAAACTCACCCGAAGAACGCACGGCACTCTTGCAGCAAATTGCAGCTGCCCAGGCCGCAACGGGTGAATTCCAACCATCCCGCGTCACACTCAGTCGCATCAGTGATCGCACCGCCCGGCAAGCTGCCCGTCGCGCTGCGGCTGGGGCCACTCATGCCGGTGGCGGGTTGCAGCCAGACTTCCGCACACTCGAACTCATCATCATGGAAAACACCAGTGCGACCAACTGGGATGAAATCGATGGTGGCGACGGTGCCATTACTCCATTCCCGACAGGTGTTCGTGTCGATGGTCGCGGCCTGCTGGAACGGCAGACACAAGTGACCAGCACCGCCCTGAAGGCACTTCGCGAAAATGTTCGTACCCCGGCTGTAAATCAGGAACTTCAACAGTCCAGCGGCTTGCGTCTGGTTTCTTTGAAGCGACTCGAGCAGGCCGTTGCTCAGCGTCTTGAAGATGGACTGCCAGTTCCTGAATCGATGAGCCGATTTGCCGGCCTGACCTCCATTGAATATGTCTTCGTCTATCCCGAAGACAACGATATTGTGGTGGGTGGCCCGGCTGAAGGCTGGTCTGTCGATGCTGCGGGACGAGCGATTGGAACATCCAGCCAGCAACCTGTCCTCAGCCTGGATGATTTCGTCACTGTGCTGCGGGCCTACTCCCAGGGGACTGCTGATTTCGGTTGCTCGATCAATACTCGTGAAGCCGGTGTGAAAGCTCTCATGGAGTATGCCGAAACTTCTCAGCAGAAAGGGCCGCTGGCTCCTGCTGCTGTGAAGAGCTGGGTCAATCAGCTTCAGAAAAAGCTGGGCCGTCAGGATATTGTGGTCTGGGGTATCCCAGCCGACAGCCATGCTGCCCGGACTCTGGTTGAAGCGGATTATCGCATGAAACTGGTCGGCGTCGATCAACTGGATCTCGCCAAGGAAGTTCCCAGCTACTTCGACCTGCTCCCCGCTTCGCTGCAGAAGAATGGCTCGATGGATGCCCTCCGCTGGTGGCTGACACTCGATTGCCAGAGCATTTCGCACTCGCCAGATCGCGATACCTTCCAGCTTGCTGGAACAACCGTGAAATGCCAGTCGGAGAATCAGCTCCTCACAGCCGATGGTAAGCACCTGCCCACAGGTCTGTCAGAGGCCACGAACCGCCAGTTTGCCGAAAACTTCACCACCAATTACGACACACTCGCTGCCAACGATCTTGTCTTCGGAGAAGCGAAGAATATCTTCGAACTGGCCATGGCTGCGGCCATCATCACTCATGAAAAACTCGATCAGAAAGTGAACTGGAACTTCGGTGTCTTTGCCGCTGGCGAAAGCTATGACCCCGCTCACCTGCCAGCCCCCACAGAAGTCGATTCGGTGGTCAATCACCGTGTCTACAATGGGAAAAACATTGTTGTTCAGGTCGCTGGTGGTGTCCGGGCCAATGCTGCCCAGATGGTTGGCGACAAAAACCGTCAGCAACTGTCACCACGTCTTGAAACTGTCTCCGAAGCAGCTGCTCGACCACAATTGCCGGAAGGTCGCTGGTGGTGGGATACTGCCCGCTAA